A section of the Pseudanabaena mucicola str. Chao 1806 genome encodes:
- a CDS encoding TetR/AcrR family transcriptional regulator has protein sequence MSVSRIPTRQRIVNTALELFASKGITETTTRQIADFAQVNEVTLFRHFGNKHGLLLAVLQECLQKYLVLAQVGESLMVSDISSQSDLRRFLKYYIQSSLRALESVPELVRSLVGEAGQYPAESRQALAQGINQVNQTIATAINDVLANSRLQYTLPPIKLANLLNTCILGYAVITLTSDVHTIWRDRDDFVNTLVDMFVHEVSQLPPTHLIIDIPSETVREILLQAKKCGVKDYAIAYLLFGAGLTAVDITCLRVTDYQIQANHGVLRIKDTSDQVRSVPVNQKILGHRYGSATNNPLSAYLKSRKQEIKERYKGVQGEDALLLDRFDHKETMFLSSNLQPLSLEEIEQMWSGWTQNYSNLDGTPLTLMQSRHTWCIEMLARGIDADSFCIIGGIKPKELKAYQTRLNEKLAIDKAIALDS, from the coding sequence ATGTCTGTATCTCGAATTCCCACTCGCCAACGCATTGTTAATACAGCATTGGAACTGTTTGCTAGCAAGGGAATTACCGAGACCACTACTCGCCAAATCGCTGATTTCGCTCAAGTGAATGAAGTAACTCTATTTCGCCATTTTGGGAATAAACATGGTTTATTGTTAGCGGTATTGCAGGAATGTTTGCAAAAATATTTGGTACTGGCTCAAGTAGGGGAGTCTTTGATGGTGTCTGATATTTCTAGTCAGAGCGATTTACGCCGATTTCTCAAATACTACATTCAGAGTTCTTTGCGGGCTCTCGAAAGTGTGCCTGAGTTAGTGCGATCACTCGTTGGTGAGGCTGGGCAATATCCTGCCGAGAGTCGTCAAGCTCTTGCTCAAGGTATTAATCAGGTCAATCAAACGATCGCTACGGCAATTAATGATGTCTTGGCAAATTCGCGGTTGCAATACACTTTGCCACCTATCAAGCTGGCTAATCTCTTAAACACCTGTATTTTGGGCTATGCCGTTATTACTTTGACGAGTGATGTGCATACGATCTGGCGTGATCGCGATGATTTTGTCAACACTCTAGTTGATATGTTTGTTCATGAGGTCAGTCAATTACCCCCCACTCATCTCATCATCGATATTCCATCGGAGACGGTGCGCGAAATTCTGCTTCAAGCCAAGAAATGTGGGGTAAAAGATTATGCGATCGCCTACTTATTGTTTGGGGCAGGACTGACGGCTGTTGATATTACGTGTTTACGAGTTACGGATTATCAGATTCAAGCTAATCATGGGGTTTTACGGATTAAAGATACGTCGGATCAAGTACGCTCTGTACCCGTTAATCAAAAAATTCTCGGTCATCGTTACGGCTCAGCAACTAATAATCCCCTCAGTGCCTATTTAAAAAGCCGTAAACAAGAGATCAAGGAACGTTATAAGGGTGTTCAAGGTGAAGATGCACTGCTTCTTGACCGTTTTGATCATAAAGAGACTATGTTTCTAAGTAGCAATCTTCAGCCTTTATCTTTGGAAGAAATCGAGCAAATGTGGTCAGGTTGGACACAAAATTATAGTAATCTCGATGGCACACCCTTGACACTGATGCAATCAAGACATACTTGGTGCATCGAAATGTTAGCGCGAGGTATAGATGCGGATAGTTTTTGTATCATTGGTGGGATTAAACCCAAAGAACTCAAAGCTTATCAAACCCGCTTGAACGAGAAATTAGCGATTGATAAGGCGATCGCCCTTGACTCTTAA
- a CDS encoding acyl-CoA desaturase has protein sequence MTATTKAIPTNPKLNWTNVAFFSTFHIAALAAPFYFSWQAAILTIFLHWFIGSIGITLGYHRLLSHRSFQVPQWLEYIIATIGALAMQGGPVFWVGGHRQHHGFTEDNQKDPYSANKGFWWSHIMWIMYSKPEHFKSTYYNKFAPDLASNPYYGFLDKYFLLLQVPFAALLYVVGESAFSGLGMSFLIYGMAVRSVFLWHSTWLINSACHKWGYKNFTETPDHSTNLWWAAILTYGEGWHNNHHAYPKSARSGLKWWEIDPTWGVISLLQALGLAQKVYIAEPWQAK, from the coding sequence ATGACCGCCACTACTAAAGCCATCCCAACTAACCCAAAACTGAACTGGACAAATGTTGCCTTTTTCAGCACTTTCCATATTGCTGCCCTCGCAGCTCCTTTTTATTTTTCATGGCAAGCTGCGATCCTTACGATCTTCTTGCATTGGTTCATTGGGAGCATCGGCATTACCCTAGGTTATCACCGCTTACTGAGCCATCGCAGTTTCCAAGTCCCTCAGTGGTTGGAATATATCATCGCTACCATCGGTGCATTAGCCATGCAGGGTGGCCCTGTATTCTGGGTGGGTGGACATCGCCAGCATCACGGTTTTACAGAAGACAATCAAAAAGATCCTTATTCGGCAAATAAGGGTTTTTGGTGGAGCCACATCATGTGGATCATGTACTCTAAGCCTGAACATTTCAAGAGTACTTATTACAATAAGTTTGCGCCCGATCTCGCAAGCAATCCTTACTATGGATTTCTCGATAAATACTTTTTGCTTTTACAAGTTCCCTTTGCGGCTCTGCTCTATGTAGTTGGCGAAAGTGCATTCTCTGGACTCGGCATGTCCTTCTTGATTTACGGTATGGCTGTGCGTTCAGTCTTTTTATGGCATAGCACTTGGCTGATTAACTCTGCTTGCCATAAGTGGGGCTACAAAAATTTTACAGAAACTCCTGACCATTCCACCAATCTCTGGTGGGCAGCAATTTTGACCTACGGCGAAGGCTGGCACAACAATCACCATGCTTATCCTAAGTCTGCTCGCTCTGGTTTGAAATGGTGGGAAATTGATCCAACTTGGGGCGTGATTAGTTTGCTGCAAGCATTAGGCTTAGCTCAGAAAGTATACATAGCTGAGCCTTGGCAGGCTAAGTAA
- the recA gene encoding recombinase RecA yields the protein MQKIEKDHGKGSIMRLGDATNMRVETIPSGALPLDLALGGGLPKGRVIEVYGPESSGKTTLVLHAIAEVQKRGGVAAFVDAEHALDPTYAASVGVDINNLLISQPDSGEMALEIVDNLVRSMAVDIIAIDSVAALVPRAEIEGEMGASHVGLQARLMSQALRKITANVGRSNCIVIFLNQLRQKIGVSYGSPETTTGGTALKFYASLRLDIRRIQTLKKGTEEFGIRAKVKVAKNKIAPPFRIAEFDIIFGKGISTLGCLVDLAEEMNIIVRKGAWYSYQGDNIAQGRDNTIKYMEDKPEFAQEIERQVREKLSTGVSVSATKVAPEEVEPEDDDILPDDF from the coding sequence ATGCAAAAGATCGAGAAGGATCATGGCAAAGGCTCAATTATGCGCTTGGGTGATGCGACTAACATGCGTGTTGAGACAATTCCTAGTGGCGCATTGCCCCTCGATCTTGCCCTTGGGGGGGGGTTACCCAAAGGACGGGTAATCGAAGTATATGGACCTGAAAGCTCTGGGAAAACAACCCTAGTCCTCCATGCGATCGCCGAAGTCCAAAAACGTGGTGGTGTAGCTGCCTTTGTTGATGCCGAACATGCCCTTGACCCTACCTATGCAGCCAGTGTTGGTGTTGATATTAATAACCTGTTGATTTCCCAGCCAGACTCAGGGGAAATGGCACTAGAAATAGTTGATAATCTCGTAAGATCAATGGCTGTGGATATCATTGCGATCGACTCCGTAGCAGCTCTAGTCCCCCGTGCTGAAATCGAAGGGGAAATGGGAGCTTCCCATGTTGGTTTGCAAGCCCGATTGATGAGCCAAGCTCTGCGTAAAATCACCGCTAATGTCGGTCGATCAAACTGTATTGTGATTTTCTTAAACCAGTTACGTCAAAAGATTGGTGTATCCTATGGTAGCCCTGAAACGACTACAGGTGGTACGGCTCTCAAGTTTTATGCCTCATTACGTCTCGATATTCGCCGCATTCAAACCCTGAAAAAAGGTACAGAAGAATTTGGAATTCGTGCCAAGGTCAAGGTTGCCAAGAATAAAATTGCCCCACCTTTCCGTATAGCTGAATTTGACATTATCTTTGGTAAGGGCATTTCCACTCTCGGTTGTCTTGTTGATCTTGCAGAAGAGATGAATATCATTGTCCGTAAGGGTGCATGGTATAGCTATCAAGGCGATAATATCGCGCAAGGTCGCGACAATACGATCAAGTATATGGAAGATAAGCCCGAATTTGCTCAAGAGATTGAAAGACAAGTTCGCGAAAAACTTTCCACAGGGGTATCAGTTTCCGCAACAAAGGTCGCTCCCGAAGAAGTTGAGCCTGAAGATGATGATATTCTCCCAGATGATTTCTAA
- a CDS encoding pentapeptide repeat-containing protein, giving the protein MSAEKFLKEYIAGRRDFTRINLANANLFNSDLIGANLTKADLRRTNLVFAYLNKVTVNHANLTGARLGGATLNQAIMISANLSEADLHGAMLKRVNLFGANLSLANLMDANLGEADLRSANLRGANLRCAILSATLMREERGYPPTTMNGANLRKADLRGANLSGADLTSVDLSEANLSDATLARANLHGANLSGVIANSTNFAEANLSDANLTEANLKNANFIKTDLKNANLRLANLFGANLSKANVSMATLSSASLIQAILTGTDCSRSLLDNANLNQASLVDAYLVRANLDGADLTSAVLTRAELSGASTIGTIFHNATMPDGKNHA; this is encoded by the coding sequence ATGAGTGCAGAAAAATTTCTGAAAGAATACATTGCTGGTCGTCGAGACTTTACCAGAATCAATCTCGCTAATGCCAATCTCTTTAACAGTGATTTGATCGGCGCAAATTTAACCAAAGCTGACCTGCGACGGACTAATTTAGTCTTTGCTTATCTCAATAAAGTGACTGTTAATCATGCCAACTTAACTGGGGCAAGATTAGGCGGCGCAACTCTCAACCAAGCAATCATGATAAGCGCTAATCTCTCTGAAGCCGACCTGCATGGAGCAATGTTGAAACGTGTCAACCTATTTGGGGCAAATTTATCTCTCGCTAACTTGATGGATGCCAATCTAGGAGAAGCGGATTTACGTAGTGCCAATTTGCGGGGGGCAAATTTACGTTGTGCGATATTAAGTGCCACGCTAATGCGAGAGGAACGTGGATATCCACCAACTACCATGAATGGGGCAAATCTACGCAAAGCTGATTTGCGGGGGGCAAATCTGAGCGGAGCTGATCTCACTAGTGTTGATTTATCCGAAGCAAATCTCAGTGATGCCACCCTTGCAAGGGCTAACTTACATGGCGCAAATCTCAGTGGCGTAATTGCGAACAGTACTAATTTTGCCGAAGCAAATCTCAGTGATGCCAATTTGACAGAAGCTAATCTCAAAAATGCCAATTTTATCAAGACCGATCTCAAAAATGCCAATCTTCGTCTGGCAAATTTATTTGGAGCGAATTTGAGCAAAGCTAATGTCAGTATGGCAACCCTAAGCAGTGCCTCATTAATTCAGGCAATTCTTACAGGAACTGATTGTTCGCGATCGCTACTAGATAACGCTAATCTTAACCAAGCCAGTCTTGTCGATGCTTATTTAGTGAGAGCAAATCTGGATGGCGCAGATCTGACTAGTGCTGTGCTTACAAGAGCCGAGCTAAGTGGCGCAAGTACAATTGGTACAATCTTCCATAATGCAACTATGCCCGATGGTAAAAACCATGCCTAA
- the ruvX gene encoding Holliday junction resolvase RuvX, which translates to MLLGFDPGKQKCGIAVMGLDRKLHFQTVIPSVEAITKVGSLLNSYPISLMVMGDQTASQQWKAKLQSSFPDLRIITVDERYSSEQARQRFWEIYPATGLMKLVPRGMRSPDRPIDDIVAAILIERYLSRLISS; encoded by the coding sequence GTGCTGCTAGGTTTCGACCCAGGAAAACAAAAATGTGGTATTGCTGTCATGGGCTTAGATCGGAAGCTACATTTTCAGACAGTCATCCCCAGTGTTGAAGCGATCACTAAAGTTGGTAGCTTATTAAATAGTTACCCCATATCATTGATGGTGATGGGTGATCAAACCGCATCTCAGCAATGGAAAGCTAAGTTGCAATCGTCATTCCCCGATTTGCGGATCATTACCGTGGACGAGCGTTATAGTAGTGAACAGGCGCGACAAAGATTTTGGGAAATTTATCCTGCAACGGGTTTAATGAAATTAGTCCCCCGTGGCATGCGATCGCCCGACCGACCCATCGATGACATTGTGGCGGCGATCCTCATCGAGAGATATTTGAGCAGACTAATTAGCTCTTAG
- a CDS encoding IMS domain-containing protein: protein MRVPLDCYRILGLTQLSGLDKIQQAHRDRLLSMPRREYSDAAIASRKRIIDKAYELLIEHISAPKDQKDDVGDEISDRANNRPVITLPPQVEADEKDFAGLLLILSELGESEKVLSIAKPYYDPEEAEYQSARISPHDPDLLLSVSLSFLDLGREYWKQGQYESAASSLESAQDLLLREGLFLSIRSEIQADLFRLRPYRILELLASPDHHTNEHRKGMSLLQEMLEARRGIDGSGNDYSSLGIDDFLRFIQQLRSYMTAIEQQTLFEEEARRPSSVATYLAVYALIARGFSQRQPALIRRAKGLLVKLSAKQDIYLEKAVCALLLGQTEEASTAIENSSEDDQIAFIRQNSEGAPDLLPGLCLYSERWLQEEVYPHFRDLMNQIVSLKDYFADEQVQAYLEELPNTGALSSDWTSPVGGDRLNWSTPASVEEPSVRRDLGTSKSHEPRLSNYSPEAPNRFQRSSTPVLDKPNYSNTSNAKSRDNNVRDLPRSRRPSNAPSVRNNRNIHDAAKEINRSSLSPRYSSSKRKFNVGRLVTVIVVAIAMLAGSIWLVVWALRTLSGASRSGASIPLEKNLGPIVQTIKENGSVAITQSGPLDKQSATKVIETWQFTKTKALGKTYEDNLLEEILTDPALSDWKSRAKELKASNSYLQYEVKSSEVDKVTPDGDTKAKVVAKISESRNYFSNGELDRSASKDNANYTVEYDLVKKDNKWLIRDMLVF from the coding sequence GTGAGAGTTCCCCTCGACTGTTACCGCATTCTTGGTTTAACACAATTATCAGGGCTAGACAAAATCCAGCAAGCCCACCGAGATCGCCTGCTTTCTATGCCAAGGCGCGAATATTCTGATGCAGCGATCGCCTCTCGCAAACGTATCATTGATAAGGCTTACGAACTTTTAATCGAGCATATTAGTGCACCGAAAGATCAGAAAGATGATGTTGGTGATGAAATTAGCGATCGCGCTAATAACCGTCCCGTTATAACCCTACCGCCCCAAGTTGAAGCCGACGAAAAAGATTTTGCAGGTCTATTACTAATTTTGTCCGAACTCGGCGAGTCCGAGAAAGTTCTTTCCATTGCAAAACCCTATTATGATCCTGAAGAAGCCGAATACCAATCGGCAAGGATCTCACCCCATGATCCCGATCTATTACTTTCGGTATCTTTGTCCTTCTTAGATCTCGGTCGCGAATATTGGAAACAAGGTCAATATGAATCCGCCGCATCGTCCCTAGAATCTGCTCAAGACTTACTCTTGCGGGAGGGACTATTTCTCAGCATTCGTAGTGAGATTCAAGCTGATCTCTTTCGGTTACGCCCCTATCGGATTCTTGAATTGTTAGCGTCCCCTGACCATCATACCAATGAACATCGCAAAGGGATGTCATTGTTGCAGGAAATGCTGGAGGCACGTCGTGGTATTGATGGCTCAGGCAATGACTACTCTAGCCTCGGTATCGATGACTTTTTGCGCTTTATTCAGCAACTACGCAGTTATATGACGGCGATCGAGCAACAAACACTATTTGAGGAAGAAGCGCGTCGCCCCTCGTCGGTAGCCACTTACTTAGCAGTTTATGCCTTAATTGCACGGGGATTTTCGCAGCGTCAGCCCGCCTTGATTCGCCGTGCTAAGGGCTTGCTAGTCAAACTGAGCGCCAAGCAAGATATTTATCTGGAAAAAGCAGTATGTGCGTTATTGCTTGGACAAACCGAAGAGGCGAGTACAGCGATCGAAAATAGCTCCGAAGATGATCAAATTGCTTTTATTCGCCAAAATTCTGAGGGTGCGCCCGATCTCTTGCCTGGGCTATGTCTTTATAGTGAACGTTGGCTTCAAGAAGAGGTATATCCACATTTCCGCGATTTGATGAACCAAATTGTGTCGCTTAAGGATTACTTTGCTGACGAACAGGTGCAAGCCTATCTCGAAGAATTGCCTAACACAGGTGCACTTTCATCGGATTGGACATCCCCTGTCGGTGGTGATCGCTTGAATTGGTCTACACCTGCTTCCGTAGAGGAGCCATCTGTAAGACGTGATTTGGGAACTAGCAAGAGCCACGAGCCAAGACTCTCTAACTATTCTCCTGAGGCTCCTAATCGCTTTCAGAGATCAAGCACGCCTGTCCTTGATAAACCAAACTACAGCAATACTAGTAATGCCAAAAGTAGGGACAATAATGTACGTGATCTTCCTAGATCGCGTCGTCCCAGTAATGCACCATCTGTACGCAACAATCGCAATATCCACGATGCTGCTAAGGAAATTAATCGTTCTAGCCTTAGCCCAAGGTATTCAAGCTCAAAACGGAAGTTTAATGTTGGTCGATTAGTTACCGTTATTGTCGTAGCGATCGCCATGTTAGCAGGTTCGATTTGGCTAGTAGTTTGGGCGTTACGCACTTTGTCAGGAGCCTCTCGCTCTGGAGCATCTATTCCCCTAGAAAAAAATCTTGGACCCATCGTACAAACCATCAAAGAGAATGGCTCCGTAGCGATCACGCAATCTGGTCCTCTAGATAAGCAATCAGCAACCAAGGTTATCGAAACATGGCAGTTTACAAAAACCAAAGCGTTAGGTAAAACTTATGAAGATAATTTGTTAGAGGAAATCTTGACTGACCCCGCTCTTAGTGATTGGAAAAGTCGAGCCAAGGAATTAAAAGCAAGTAATTCCTATTTGCAGTATGAGGTAAAGTCCAGTGAAGTCGATAAGGTTACACCAGATGGAGATACTAAAGCTAAAGTAGTTGCGAAAATATCGGAATCCCGCAATTACTTTAGTAATGGTGAACTAGATCGCAGCGCCTCGAAGGACAACGCAAACTACACAGTTGAATATGATCTTGTGAAAAAAGATAATAAGTGGCTGATTCGAGATATGTTGGTCTTCTAA
- a CDS encoding alpha/beta hydrolase → MSQNLQLFFQILHKFLLPVIRVIVLSYIGLAIALYFGQSNMVFMPSKDILETPKSIGLKFEDIQLTTKDNINLSAWFVPAQDNNSIGQGVILFCHGNGGNISNRLSYLPIFKDLGFATFLFDYRGYGKSEGQPSEVGTYQDVEAVWQYLTQERKIPSQRIIIYGESLGGAIASYIAQTTATKNPQNSPAGLILASTFTSISDRAAELYPFLPIRLLSKFSYNSIERLPKIKIPMLIIHSTDDEIIPFHHGEKNFQVANIPKKLVKLRGDHNGGFLDSLETYRKGINEFTQKI, encoded by the coding sequence ATGAGCCAAAATTTGCAGCTATTCTTTCAAATATTGCACAAATTTTTACTGCCAGTAATTCGGGTTATTGTTCTTTCTTATATTGGCTTAGCGATCGCCTTATATTTCGGACAGTCAAATATGGTGTTTATGCCCAGCAAAGATATCCTTGAAACACCAAAGTCTATTGGCTTAAAATTTGAAGATATTCAACTAACTACCAAAGACAATATCAATTTATCGGCTTGGTTTGTCCCTGCACAAGATAATAATTCTATTGGGCAGGGCGTGATTTTGTTTTGTCATGGTAATGGCGGCAATATTAGTAATCGCCTTAGCTATTTACCGATATTTAAAGACTTAGGATTCGCCACATTTCTGTTTGACTATCGCGGCTATGGCAAAAGTGAGGGGCAGCCAAGTGAAGTGGGAACCTATCAAGATGTCGAGGCAGTATGGCAATACCTCACCCAAGAGCGCAAAATCCCCTCTCAAAGAATTATCATCTATGGTGAATCTCTGGGGGGGGCGATCGCGTCCTACATTGCCCAAACTACGGCAACAAAAAATCCTCAAAATTCCCCAGCAGGGTTGATCCTTGCATCGACATTTACCTCAATTAGTGATCGCGCCGCCGAGCTTTACCCATTCCTGCCAATTCGCCTATTATCAAAGTTTTCCTATAATTCGATTGAGCGTCTACCGAAGATCAAAATCCCTATGTTAATCATACACAGCACCGATGATGAAATTATCCCATTTCATCACGGCGAGAAAAACTTTCAAGTAGCCAACATACCTAAAAAATTAGTTAAATTGCGCGGTGATCATAACGGTGGCTTTCTAGATTCTCTCGAAACCTACCGCAAAGGCATCAATGAATTTACGCAAAAGATATAA
- the phoU gene encoding phosphate signaling complex protein PhoU has protein sequence MVETSYREQKRTRSEFERQLHRLEQDTLRMGALVENSFLLAHSALFERDLEAATRIDPQDKQIDQLYRQIEMDCINLIALQSPVARDLRLLSALMQLIRDIERIGDYAENLGDIAIKLFPYAPSPYLGELQTMSNRCRAMLAMSLEALANLDENIGLEIKAKDDVVDYDYQNIYNLLSSQRVFGEPMEPVMLMVLAIHHLERMADHATNVGLRVAYIVTGKIG, from the coding sequence ATGGTTGAAACATCGTATCGAGAACAAAAACGTACAAGAAGCGAATTTGAGCGCCAATTACATCGCCTCGAACAAGATACTTTGCGGATGGGTGCACTTGTCGAAAATTCATTTCTTTTAGCTCACTCAGCCCTATTTGAAAGAGATTTAGAAGCTGCTACTCGCATCGATCCTCAAGACAAACAGATTGATCAGCTCTATCGCCAAATTGAAATGGATTGTATCAATTTAATTGCTTTACAGTCTCCAGTTGCTCGCGATCTCAGATTATTGAGTGCTTTGATGCAACTAATCCGTGATATTGAACGCATTGGCGACTATGCCGAAAACCTTGGTGATATTGCAATTAAGCTTTTTCCTTATGCGCCATCTCCTTATTTAGGTGAATTACAAACCATGTCTAATCGCTGCCGAGCGATGCTTGCCATGAGTTTAGAAGCATTGGCTAACCTTGATGAAAATATTGGGCTTGAGATCAAGGCTAAAGATGATGTTGTTGACTATGACTATCAAAACATCTATAACCTTCTCTCCTCCCAGAGGGTATTTGGTGAACCCATGGAACCTGTCATGCTAATGGTCTTAGCAATTCACCATTTAGAAAGAATGGCAGATCATGCAACTAATGTGGGGTTGAGAGTTGCTTACATTGTGACGGGAAAAATTGGATAA
- a CDS encoding sensor histidine kinase: MKLELLWLLVGIFIGAIATSSCWLSWQYPKKRWNRKLRKRSQHVFKVRSIHSLKSWAKNIQQNLQQDLQQKYRDQLGDNSLIDHESERQLWENIIESAPIGYIQVDQDNHLNIFNQRAATMLRIMNHQQGLLRKSFLLQVIRSYELDHLIEQTRSQSRGFQVDWVFHPAIPDPVDPVPQQGRPIRAYSIYLEHGQIGIFLEDRQEAIAIAQQRDRWTSDVAHELKTPLTAIRLVAETLESRVEPSARIWVERLLSEIERLTNLVKDLLDLGQMDVGIEPHLQISEVNLADLVRTVWTTLEPLANRKQVSLQYIGDETLTLQIDESRIYRLFLNLLDNSIKHSPALQHITIKTNIVGSQVHIETIDAGEGFPEDVLSHIFERFYRVESSRTRSGLDHGGSGLGLAIAHQIVLLHKGTITASNHPDVGGAWVTITLPYQKPMTSENLQTSQPLRK; encoded by the coding sequence ATGAAACTAGAATTACTCTGGCTGCTTGTAGGAATTTTCATCGGAGCGATCGCTACTAGTTCTTGCTGGCTGAGTTGGCAATATCCCAAGAAAAGATGGAATCGCAAATTGCGGAAGCGATCGCAACATGTGTTTAAAGTTAGGTCAATCCATAGCCTAAAATCTTGGGCAAAAAATATTCAACAAAACCTCCAACAGGATCTCCAACAAAAGTATCGTGATCAATTGGGCGATAATAGCCTCATTGACCATGAATCTGAACGACAATTGTGGGAAAACATCATCGAATCTGCTCCCATTGGTTATATCCAAGTTGATCAAGATAACCACTTAAATATCTTTAATCAAAGAGCTGCAACGATGCTGAGGATTATGAACCATCAACAGGGACTACTTCGCAAATCATTTTTATTGCAAGTAATCCGTTCCTATGAGTTAGACCATTTAATCGAGCAAACCCGCTCACAAAGTAGGGGATTTCAAGTTGATTGGGTATTTCATCCCGCAATTCCTGATCCAGTTGATCCAGTACCACAGCAGGGACGACCGATTCGGGCTTACAGTATTTACTTAGAACATGGTCAGATAGGCATTTTTCTGGAAGATCGCCAAGAAGCGATCGCCATTGCCCAGCAGCGCGATCGCTGGACATCTGATGTTGCTCATGAGCTAAAAACTCCCCTAACAGCTATCCGCCTAGTCGCCGAGACCCTTGAGTCGCGTGTCGAGCCATCTGCCCGCATTTGGGTAGAGCGACTTCTCAGTGAAATTGAGCGCCTCACCAATCTTGTTAAGGATTTACTAGATTTAGGTCAGATGGATGTGGGGATCGAACCGCATTTGCAAATTAGCGAGGTAAATTTAGCGGATTTAGTGCGAACAGTATGGACTACCTTAGAGCCATTGGCTAACCGTAAACAAGTTAGCCTGCAATATATTGGTGACGAAACACTAACTTTACAGATAGATGAATCTCGCATTTATCGGCTATTTCTAAATTTATTGGACAACAGCATTAAGCACAGCCCTGCACTTCAACACATTACAATCAAGACAAATATAGTGGGTAGTCAAGTTCATATTGAAACAATTGATGCAGGTGAAGGTTTTCCTGAAGATGTCCTATCACATATTTTTGAGCGCTTTTATCGGGTGGAGTCGTCACGCACTCGATCAGGGTTAGATCATGGTGGTAGTGGACTCGGATTAGCGATCGCCCATCAAATTGTCCTATTGCATAAAGGTACAATAACCGCCAGCAATCATCCTGATGTAGGGGGAGCATGGGTTACAATCACGCTACCATATCAAAAGCCTATGACATCAGAAAATTTGCAAACTTCTCAGCCTCTTCGTAAATAA
- a CDS encoding photosystem I reaction center subunit II PsaD: MSEEQAPESFTAPKPTGKTPIWGGSTGGLLNSAFTEEKYLISWNAPKEFVFELPTGGAATAVKGDNLLYLAKKEQALALGTQLRKFKITNYKIWREFPNGDQVYLHPQDGVFPEKVNAGRVAANSVSRKIGDNPNPISVKFTGKATYDV, from the coding sequence ATGTCAGAAGAACAAGCACCAGAGAGCTTTACCGCTCCTAAACCTACTGGCAAAACCCCAATCTGGGGCGGTAGCACAGGTGGTTTGCTCAACTCAGCCTTTACCGAAGAAAAGTACTTAATCTCTTGGAATGCTCCTAAAGAGTTTGTATTTGAGCTTCCTACAGGCGGGGCTGCAACTGCTGTCAAGGGCGACAACTTACTCTACTTAGCAAAGAAAGAGCAGGCGCTTGCTTTGGGTACACAGTTGCGTAAATTTAAGATCACCAATTATAAAATTTGGCGTGAATTTCCCAATGGCGACCAAGTGTATCTCCATCCTCAAGATGGAGTATTCCCTGAGAAGGTGAATGCTGGTCGTGTTGCTGCTAATAGCGTCAGCCGCAAGATTGGTGACAATCCCAATCCTATAAGCGTTAAGTTTACAGGTAAGGCTACTTACGATGTCTAA
- a CDS encoding GNAT family N-acetyltransferase: MDHRHIRFSDRQEDVDLEQLQGLLKMGAFWAKDRTVAGLEIALANSKPVVTVWDGDRLIGHARATSDGIYRATIWDVVINLEYRGAGLGRKLVQTVLAHPHICNVERVYLMTTHQQKFYEHIGFKQNTSTTLVLFNKHLDSDRQLITAELTQANAY, from the coding sequence ATGGATCATCGCCACATCCGCTTTAGTGATCGCCAAGAAGATGTTGATTTAGAGCAATTACAGGGATTATTAAAAATGGGGGCATTTTGGGCAAAGGATCGTACTGTGGCAGGTTTAGAGATCGCACTTGCTAACTCCAAACCTGTTGTAACTGTATGGGATGGCGATCGCTTGATTGGACATGCCCGTGCTACTAGTGATGGTATCTATCGCGCCACCATCTGGGATGTAGTGATCAATCTAGAATATCGCGGCGCAGGGCTAGGTCGCAAATTAGTCCAAACCGTTCTAGCACATCCCCATATTTGTAATGTGGAACGGGTATATCTCATGACCACCCATCAGCAAAAGTTTTACGAGCATATTGGTTTTAAGCAAAATACTTCTACAACCTTAGTTTTATTCAACAAGCATTTAGATAGCGATCGGCAATTAATAACTGCGGAATTAACTCAAGCCAATGCCTACTAG